In Devosia litorisediminis, one genomic interval encodes:
- the lipA gene encoding lipoyl synthase has translation MVTLIDNSALKPRHPEKANRPDSVVLRKPDWIRVKAPGSPVYKETQQIVREHGLVTVCEEAGCPNIGECWSKKHATMMIMGEICTRACAFCNVRTGMPGPLDASEPEKVASAVEKLGLEHVVITSVDRDDLADGGAQHFADVILAIRARNPKTTIEILTPDFLRKDGALEVVVAAKPDVFNHNLETVPSKYLKVRPGARYFHSIRLLQRVKELDPTMFTKSGIMVGLGEERNEVLQLMDDLRSAEVDFLTIGQYLQPTKKHTPLIRFVTPDEFKSYATVATAKGFSLVSSSPLTRSSHHAGEDFAALKAARMAKLGH, from the coding sequence TTGGTCACACTGATCGACAATTCCGCGCTCAAGCCACGCCACCCCGAAAAGGCCAACAGGCCTGACAGCGTGGTGCTGCGCAAGCCGGACTGGATCCGCGTCAAGGCGCCGGGTTCGCCGGTTTACAAGGAGACCCAGCAGATCGTGCGTGAGCACGGGCTGGTGACGGTGTGCGAGGAGGCCGGCTGCCCCAATATTGGCGAGTGCTGGAGCAAGAAGCACGCGACCATGATGATCATGGGCGAAATCTGTACGCGCGCCTGCGCCTTCTGCAATGTACGTACCGGCATGCCCGGTCCGCTCGATGCCAGTGAGCCGGAAAAGGTCGCCAGTGCGGTCGAAAAGCTTGGGCTTGAGCATGTGGTGATCACCTCGGTGGACCGGGATGATCTGGCCGATGGCGGGGCGCAGCACTTTGCCGACGTGATCCTGGCGATCCGGGCCCGTAATCCCAAGACCACTATTGAAATCCTGACACCGGACTTCCTGCGCAAGGATGGCGCGCTCGAAGTGGTGGTGGCGGCCAAGCCAGACGTGTTCAACCACAATCTGGAAACCGTTCCGTCGAAATATCTCAAGGTGCGCCCCGGTGCGCGCTATTTCCACTCAATCCGTCTGCTGCAGCGGGTCAAGGAACTCGACCCCACCATGTTCACCAAATCGGGCATCATGGTCGGGCTTGGCGAGGAGCGGAATGAAGTGCTGCAATTGATGGATGACTTGCGCTCTGCAGAGGTGGATTTCCTGACCATCGGCCAGTATCTGCAGCCGACCAAAAAGCATACGCCGCTGATCCGCTTTGTGACGCCGGACGAGTTCAAGTCCTATGCGACGGTGGCGACGGCCAAGGGGTTCTCGCTTGTTTCATCGAGCCCGCTGACCCGCTCTTCGCATCATGCCGGTGAAGACTTTGCCGCGCTCAAGGCGGCCCGGATGGCAAAGCTGGGTCACTGA
- a CDS encoding type II toxin-antitoxin system RatA family toxin yields the protein MKRFFERHVPHLPQRMFQIVSDLPDYPRFIPNCKAMDVRPDPAAGSPNVQLAKMTLNFGPITQAYTSRVTSDPEALTISAKAVDGPFAYLDSVWRFEAEGMGTRVRFEIDFKISNPFVAAVAEPAFAAKQEEIMQAFCDEADRRFGN from the coding sequence ATGAAACGCTTCTTCGAGCGGCATGTGCCGCATCTGCCGCAGCGCATGTTTCAGATCGTGTCAGATCTGCCGGACTATCCGCGCTTCATCCCCAACTGCAAGGCGATGGACGTGCGGCCAGATCCGGCAGCGGGATCGCCCAATGTGCAACTGGCCAAGATGACGTTGAATTTCGGACCTATCACCCAGGCCTATACCAGCCGGGTGACCAGCGATCCCGAGGCACTGACCATTTCGGCCAAGGCCGTCGATGGCCCGTTTGCCTATCTCGATAGTGTCTGGCGCTTTGAGGCCGAGGGCATGGGCACGCGGGTGCGCTTCGAAATCGACTTCAAGATATCCAATCCCTTCGTGGCAGCCGTGGCCGAGCCGGCCTTTGCGGCCAAGCAGGAAGAGATCATGCAGGCGTTCTGCGACGAGGCAGACCGGCGCTTCGGGAACTAG
- a CDS encoding CinA family protein has translation MTTKTAATPTDPAQQVIELLTAAKKSIVTAESCTGGLVAAALTDVPGASKAFFGGYITYANDAKARMIHVQARLIRDYGAVSNQVARAMADGARNTAHADFAVAVTGIAGPDGGSEKKPVGLVYVAVSSELATVVIEHRFGDLGRAEIRQASVNAALDLVVEVLTGTQD, from the coding sequence ATGACAACCAAAACAGCCGCAACACCCACTGACCCTGCACAGCAGGTCATCGAACTGCTCACGGCCGCCAAAAAGTCCATTGTGACGGCCGAAAGCTGCACTGGCGGCCTTGTCGCCGCCGCGCTCACCGATGTGCCCGGCGCCTCAAAGGCGTTCTTTGGCGGATACATTACCTACGCCAATGACGCCAAGGCCCGCATGATCCATGTGCAGGCCCGCCTGATCCGTGACTATGGCGCTGTCAGTAACCAGGTCGCCCGCGCCATGGCCGACGGTGCCCGCAACACGGCCCACGCCGATTTCGCCGTCGCGGTCACCGGCATTGCCGGCCCCGATGGTGGCTCCGAAAAGAAGCCGGTCGGTCTGGTCTATGTGGCGGTCTCGTCCGAACTGGCCACCGTGGTCATCGAACACCGTTTTGGCGATCTCGGACGCGCCGAAATTCGCCAGGCCAGCGTCAATGCCGCACTTGATCTGGTGGTCGAGGTTCTCACCGGCACGCAGGACTGA
- a CDS encoding bifunctional 2-C-methyl-D-erythritol 4-phosphate cytidylyltransferase/2-C-methyl-D-erythritol 2,4-cyclodiphosphate synthase: MSEFLPAMRPKTIAVIIVAAGKGERAAATGIPDPKQYRTIGGKPVLTRTIAAFLAVPEVTQIVTIIHPDHGDRYAALGLKDDRLLPPVVGGASRQASVLAGLKALAPARPDLVLIQDAARPFASARLIGDVIGALSQSEGALPTLPVTDTIKRSLDGTQVSTTEDRNQLFAAQTPQGFRFGQIFSAHMRAATVPRQFTDDAEIAEWAGLRVAMVAGERSNIKITHPDDFAHAERILTGDLAMETRIGTGFDVHSFEPGDHVWLGGVRIPYKFKLNGHSDSDVALHALTDAIYGAIGAGDIGVHFPPSDMQWKGAASTLFLKHAGELVAKASGRIVNLDVTIVCEGPKIAPHVPAMRTVIAETLGIASSRIAVKATTSEKLGFTGREEGIVAMASASIEVPRVD; this comes from the coding sequence TTGTCCGAGTTTCTGCCCGCCATGCGTCCAAAAACAATTGCCGTTATCATCGTGGCTGCCGGCAAGGGCGAACGCGCCGCAGCGACCGGCATCCCCGATCCCAAACAATATCGCACCATTGGCGGCAAGCCGGTCCTGACCCGCACCATTGCGGCCTTTCTCGCGGTGCCGGAAGTCACCCAGATCGTCACCATCATCCATCCCGATCATGGTGACCGCTATGCCGCGCTCGGCCTCAAGGATGACCGTTTATTGCCTCCCGTAGTCGGCGGGGCATCGCGACAGGCCTCGGTACTGGCCGGGCTCAAGGCCTTGGCGCCAGCCCGGCCTGATCTGGTGCTGATTCAGGACGCTGCACGCCCCTTTGCCAGCGCAAGGCTGATTGGTGATGTCATTGGCGCGCTCAGCCAGTCCGAGGGTGCCCTGCCCACCTTGCCCGTCACCGACACCATAAAGCGCTCGCTTGATGGCACTCAGGTCAGCACGACCGAAGACCGCAACCAGCTCTTTGCCGCGCAGACCCCGCAGGGCTTCCGTTTCGGCCAGATCTTTTCGGCCCATATGCGCGCCGCCACCGTGCCGCGCCAGTTTACCGACGATGCCGAGATTGCCGAATGGGCCGGGCTGCGTGTCGCCATGGTCGCCGGCGAGCGCAGCAATATCAAGATTACCCACCCCGACGACTTCGCCCACGCCGAACGTATTCTGACTGGAGACCTCGCTATGGAAACCCGCATCGGCACCGGCTTTGACGTGCACTCATTTGAACCCGGCGACCATGTCTGGCTCGGCGGCGTCCGCATTCCCTACAAGTTCAAGCTTAACGGTCACTCCGATTCAGACGTCGCCCTGCATGCCTTGACGGACGCCATTTATGGCGCCATCGGCGCTGGCGATATCGGCGTGCACTTTCCACCCTCCGATATGCAGTGGAAAGGCGCAGCCTCCACCTTGTTCCTTAAGCACGCTGGCGAACTGGTCGCCAAGGCCAGCGGCCGCATCGTCAATCTCGACGTGACAATTGTCTGCGAAGGACCCAAGATCGCGCCACACGTGCCGGCAATGCGCACTGTCATTGCCGAAACACTTGGGATCGCGTCATCGCGGATCGCGGTCAAGGCAACGACAAGCGAGAAGCTCGGGTTCACCGGGCGGGAGGAAGGTATCGTGGCTATGGCAAGCGCAAGCATTGAAGTGCCGAGGGTTGACTGA